TCTCAGTTTGTTGAAGGGTCATTTGAGAAGTATCTGGAACGTCTGGAGGACCCCACGGTATGTTTAAAGCTACTATACAAGTTCATTGCCCAATACATGGGTCAGATTCAGACCATGGACTGTATGAAAACCCTTTACcctttaaatatatttttctaaATATATTTTTCTAAAGGAAACTGCTGGACAAGTTGAGATAAAGGCATTGTCGTTGTTGTACAGGTACATGCTCCACAATGTATTGAGTTTTACACCCCCATGTTGTACTACCTTTGTTGGCTGACAGGACATTGTAAAATGAGATTTGTGAAttgcattttttttgttgcttttaaTGGAACCTGAAATGAGTGTGTTCTCACATTTTCACTGTGTGGAAGGCGGTGCTTCCTCATATACAGGTACCCTGGGAAGCCACCAACTGAGATAACTGAGAAAGAGTACGTGGAGAAGGTAAGAATGTGTGTGGTTCAGCACAGCCCACTTGAACCCAGGCCCCGAAGCATCTCAAATGCCTGACTAGTGAAGTAATTACCAGGAAAAACTGAATCACATTGCTAATTAAAGCAGGTGTGTGGAAAGGTGAGATGCCATGTGAGACTTTGGTTTGTCCGCTAGAGGGTGCTGCTCTCATTTTATCCTTTGAGAAAACTACAGTCATTTCAAAAAGTCCAATACTTCTACATTTTCAGTTTACCAGCTTCTATCTTTTCTTGCTTCCATCTCTATGTAGACAATTTGTCAATCATTTTCACCATTGAATGGTTAAACGAGTGATGGGGATAAAATGCATTACACTCCTGGACTCTGCTCTTCTTGACTGTATTACAGATTTTGCTGTGTTGCTCCAACAATGGCCACTATGACATTGTGTATCCCAGGAACTACCCAATCGATGCAGCGCTGTGTCAGGGTCAGTACTCTCACAGTCCATCAGAATTCTGAGGAACCAGTGGATGTCTTCACTCTTAAGTCTTATAACTAGCTACTCATTGATTGTAGTTAGTCAAAATTGTAATGAGCAATAGTTCCATGTGTGGTCTAAAAGAACTGTACTTTTTTTCAATTGAATCCAGCTCTGTTGTATGAACTGCTGTACACGCAAGTCCTTGGTGTTGAGGAGGGGGAGTTGCAGGGAGCTTTGGAGGGGTTCCGTGGAGGAGGTCGTCGCTATAGGAACAGCCTATCAGTGTGCAGTGAGGACGCAGGCTATGACACCCCTGAGGACAGGGTTCAGACTCAGAGGTGAAGTCTTGTTCTGCACAATCCTTTTGAATTACATTAAGTCCTCCTGACTAAACGTGCCTTATGGTCTTCCAGTTACCTACAGTATGTATAAATTTCCCCTGCATCTATATATTGGAATAGTCATTGtgaatttttatttttacttgaAATTTTTGTCAAGTATAATTTGTTTACTCTTGTAGGGACGATTGGGAGCTCAATGGGTACAATCGCACAGAGGACAAAGCCAGGCCTGGAGCAGAGGAAGCAAAGGTGACAACGTTTTCTGGTTACCACCTCTGAGGTGTTGTAGTTTATAACATTACTGAGATAGACAGACTAGATTATAGGAGcacatacagtctctcctctctttctcttcccaaGACTCCAGATGGACCAGCAAAACTTTCTCTCCCGTATAAGGTGCTCAAAGCACTGGATTCTGAGATGTACAGAAATGTAGAGTTTGATGTATGGCATGACAGTCGCAAAGGTATGCCATGTTGCCCCTTTTGGGATAACTTGAGTTGGAATTCTTGTGATAAAGTGGAACTGTTAAGGTGACTGAGACTTCAGTTATAAAGAACATGTTTCAAGATCCATGCAGTGCAGAACTTATCTGTGCTGAATATTCACATGGGGTTGATATGCTCATACCACATGTTTTTTTTCACGTATAATTGGGCATTCTGGAATGGCATATAATTTCTTGTCTCTGAAACAGAAATGCAGAAGACTGATTACATGGTGTTTGCTGGAAGACAGTACTTCTTGGGAGATAAGTGTCAGGTAATCTAATTTATCCACTCATTTAAGATTCTTAGTGAGTTTATTTTGTTGTGCAGACCGTACTCCGAACATACCCCATGACCGTAAGGTTAGCCCATGTCTCCTATGCAGGTTCGTCTCGACCCCAAAGGGAAGTATTATAATGCCTTCATTCAGGAGGTGGGCACTCACCCCAGCGCTGTGACAGTGTTCATCGAAGAGCTTGGAGAAAAGTGAGATACCTGTCTCTCTTTTAAAACACCCCAAATTGACTTACAAACAGGCACTACTGCACAGCACTCATCAATGTGTGCTTATTTTAGTATTCTGGTACATGAATGATTGCCAATGGCCTTGCATCATCCTATTGTCAGTcatacagtatagtgtatatatggtGAATTACCTTCTACACAGTGCTGTTTTTAATGTTTGATTTGAGACTTCTCTCTACCCCACCACTTTCAGACATCTTGTGTCTCTGACTAACTTGAAGCCAGTGAACCCTGTCCCTGCCTGGAACATCACCCCAAGCCGCAAGGGACCATCATACAGCAGGCTTGAGCAGTATCCTGGAGAGATGGGTCTGTATACCCTTTAACCTTTTTAGATGGTTTTAGCTAGTAAACTTCTAATAGCAGTGACATGTATTGGCTTCAGACCATTAAAGTTGACTTTTACAACTTTGTCTGttacctcttctcccctcccccagaCTCCGAGGTGAGAGGCCGGCGGCGCTTCTTTAAGAAGCCCAGAGGGAAGGAGATGCTGATGGTGACTTACAATCGATCCCAGCCTCCCCGCTTTCGGCCAGGCCCTGGCAGCATACCCCCTGGGCGCGCCCCTGGCATGTATGCCCCCGCACCACCACCAGGGACACTGCCCTATGAACAGTATCACCCACATCATCCACCTAGGCCCCCGCGAGGATATGGCCCACCCAGGTCTGTGTGCTTGCTACTTAAATAGTAAAACAGCAGGTTTGAGAACTCATTCACACGGCTGCTGTTATACACAATTGAAAGTTCCTGTAGTGTACCATTACTTGTTTTGATTCCAAATACGCTTTTTGGGAAATAAGGCCATGTTCCTTACCATTGATTCATCTAATTTTGGTATCTACTGAATGATGTTGCCAATCTGGGTTCTGTTCAAAAGTTTAGTCTTTCTTGAACAGGCATCACTTTATTGGGCCAGAGGCGGCATACTACCCTCACCCAGGAAAACGCTGCTACCAGAGCTTCGACAACTACTCATTCAGGTCACGGTAATAGACTTCTTTTAATCATCTCCTAAGCAATGCTGAGCAGTGGCTGAGTGTTTGTGGTTAAATGTATGTGTATTCACTTGAGCTCTTGCAGCCGAAGCAGGCGCCAGATGCATGCTGTCAACAAAGAGTGCCAGTTCAGCTATGTCCCCGAGGCTGACGAGGAGGCACAGGACATGGAAGGAACAATCACCTTCTACGAGATTGAGGACGGAGATGAGACCCCTTTCCCTCCCTTGCCGGTAACGAAGTAGCACATATGCCCTCAGGTTTCGGACTTCGATAGTTGGGAGCATGCGTATTCCACAGTCAACCTGCTGTCTGCTTTGTAACCTTCTCTTTAGGGACAGGCTGTAGCAAACCCTATGGTTCCAGCACCCCCTACCTACTGGATGCAGCGGGGGCTGAGTCCCATTCCCATGTCTGGCAAACAGGCCATGAACTCATCAGAGGAGGACGCTGATGAGAGGAGCAATGGTGGCGACCAGGGTAGGCCTGTCCGGTGACGCTGTCTTGatcaaatgtatttgttcaaCTTGAAACCGGATTTGAATGTAAATGGAGAAAATCTATGTTTATCTGTCTCAGGTGAATATTCGGAGGAGTACATCTATACTGCTCAAGGTGAGTGACTTCACCTGCTGTGGAGATTTCCATGAAGTACTTGGAGAGCCCTTACGAAGAATTGGTAGGACAGTCCTTGTTCACCATTTTCATTATGATCTGTAGATGCATTATTTTAACTGGTTTATGTAGAGACAGATTAGGCTATTCCATTTCCCAACTGATGCAATTTGGCAGCAGTAAAGGCTCATGATATGGAGACCCCTCGTACAATGTGGATAAAAGTGCACAATTATCTTTTGAAGTCTCTTCATCTTGCAGACCCAGGGTTCCAGAGCCCGTCTATGTATGCTGCGGCAGAGTCCACTGCCAACCTGGTACTCAAAATATCCATTGTACTCTATGTCCATATATATCTTCTCAAATTGCCCTTCACTTTTTTGTGGGGGTTGAAACTAAGGTTAATAAAAGTTCATTTCACACGTGGGATGATTATATGTATTGTGTCATTTCCAATTAATGTGCTTATTGGGGCTGATCTGTTTTGACTGCGTTCCTGTCTTtacatttatttaattatttcTTTGCCTGCCTTACTAGACCATTGAAGAGGGAGGATCTCGTGCTGGCTCGCCACAAGAGGGCGTAGCTACCTACAGCTACTCACAGCAGGTACTGGATCTCTCACCATCCGCTTTACAGAACTGTTGTCACATTTTGGCGGGAGAACAGATGTTTAATTTATACGCAGCTgctttaaaacatttttataaaCTGTACGTCTTTGGATTAGGCAAAACTAttcttaaattattattttttaaacatgacATTGAATTTAAGCATTAATTGTCTGTTGTAGTCTGAGGGTTATTTAATGTTTTGTTTCCTCAGGTGGTGGTGAAGTCCGCAGTTATCACCTCTTCACAGGCTGTAAGCACAGCTCCAGCAGCTATCTTTACCACCAACTCCTCTTCAGCTAGCAGCTCTCAGATCCCCCCAGCACCAATGGCTCCACCCTCAAGCCATCCAGAGGGGGCTCCCATGCCTCCACACACTATGGGCAGACCAGGTACCCGCTCTATATAAGTTATGGTTGGACATAATGAGTTGGTTATGAGTTGTCTAACGGATATCTATTTCGCTTGTTTTTAGTTTTATCCATGCAgtttcctccttcctctccctggtTTGTGAATGACATGGGGGAAGCAGTCAGCGCCTCACCCCCTCCACCATACTCCTATGACCCCAACGGCAATGACCTTCCACGAGGTCAGAGAAACGCTGCCCCATAACTTTTGTGTTCAAGTTGTAAACTTCTAATGGTTGAATTTGAAAATGTGACAGTAATTGTAACTAAATGTATTTCTTTTTATAGATTGCAAGGTCATCCAATATTACTTTAATTTAGGAGTCCAAGTAAGTAAAGAGGATCAAattaatatttatttaactaggcaagtcggttaacaaattcttattcacaatgacggccgaATAGATAgcagggttctccaaccctggtcctaaagtcatgtttttttttcctccaaccctaatctagcacacctgactCTAATAATTATCTGGTTAGTAAACTGTATcaggttggagtgaacctacaggagggtagctctccaggaacagggttggtggGCCCTGTATCATTTACTTAacaaaatataaactcaacatgcaacaatttcattgatttttactgagttacagttcacttGAGGAAATTGGTCAATTGAAATAAACTCATTATGCCCAAATCTATgattttcacatgactgggaatactgaTATGTGTATGTTGGTCACACataaaatgggcctcaggatctcgtcactatttctgtgcattgaaattgccatcgataaaatgcaattgggttcgttgtccgtagcttatgcctgcccataccataaccccaccaccaccatgggctactttttttccccactatgttgacatcagaaaaccgctAGCCCACTCTAGACCATACACCAtacacattcctgcagtcagcatgccaattgcacgctccctcaactttagacatctgtggaattgtgttgtgacacattttagtggcctttttcccccagcacaaggtacacctgtgtaatgaccatgctgctTAATCCGcttcctgacaggtgtggcatatcatggATAAATTATCACTGAACGGCATGAAaacaaaataagctttttgtgcgtatggaaaacttctgggatcttttatttcaggtcatgaaacatggTACCTACACCGTTGTTGCATTTTTATATTTTTCAGTGTAGTATGGGTAACTAGTCATGAGACGACATGTCTTTTGAATGAAAACAGTGTGCCTATATTTCTGTGTTGAAACAGTGGTACCAGCAGAGCTACTGGCAATCCATGGTGCAGATGCAGCAGGTGTATCAGCAGCCCgctgcctcccctccctctgaTCACACAGTCCCCCAGTCCTACCCAGAGCCTGGGAGAACTGGGCCTGATGGCCAGGGAGACATTCCTGCCAACGGTCAGTGCCACCCCTCTGCCTCAAACCTCTGCATTATGAAATGGCACATCTGCATTGAATAAGATCTGACTTCAGTGTCAGATTTTGTCACGAGGATGTTAAGACCTCAAGTATCAAACGTGACTGATccataaattattttttatttttcttaaTCTCACATTTGTCCTCACCCCCAATCTTTTCCTCCCTACCAGGCAACCCCCTGGTCATGGACCCTCCCTCAGCAGGAGCCCCAGGCATAGTGTTCTACCCCTTGGTTCAGGACCAGTGCAGCCAACCCCCCCTCCACACCTACGAGCCTTATGTTCCGATGCTTTCTGCCACCTACCACTACCTCACACCCTGGAACTCAGGTCCTGCCCAACCCCGTGTGCTTGCATCCTACTGCCCCTCCAATCACCCAGTCAACTATGTCACTGCACCCACACACCAAGGGCACTTTATCCCTCCCAGCATGTAACCAAGCACTGGGGATgcggggagggaggcagggtccCTCTACTATTCACCCACTCACATTCACCCTATGCCTGTAAATGTTAATTTGTGTCAAGTTTATTCCGTTGCACTTTGCTAGTCagtggctgtgtctgaaatggcatccatacggctggtcaaaagtagtgcactacgttgggAATGGGGTGTAATTTCAGACACAGCTGCGGTTCCATCCCCACATTGTTCAGGGATGTTTATGTTAATAttaatgtttgtttttgttttttgcttAAATAAAAAGTTGTTTCCCAGAAGTTCTAACAATTTGTCATTTGAACTGTACCTTTTTTA
Above is a genomic segment from Oncorhynchus masou masou isolate Uvic2021 chromosome 12, UVic_Omas_1.1, whole genome shotgun sequence containing:
- the alg13 gene encoding putative bifunctional UDP-N-acetylglucosamine transferase and deubiquitinase ALG13 isoform X3; its protein translation is MQKALKKYFVNMDEYLASIGLYRKMMARDASCLFRAVSEQLYYSQNFQQKIRKDCVTFMRANRCDFEPFVEGSFEKYLERLEDPTETAGQVEIKALSLLYRRCFLIYRYPGKPPTEITEKEYVEKILLCCSNNGHYDIVYPRNYPIDAALCQALLYELLYTQVLGVEEGELQGALEGFRGGGRRYRNSLSVCSEDAGYDTPEDRVQTQRDDWELNGYNRTEDKARPGAEEAKTPDGPAKLSLPYKVLKALDSEMYRNVEFDVWHDSRKEMQKTDYMVFAGRQYFLGDKCQVRLDPKGKYYNAFIQEVGTHPSAVTVFIEELGEKHLVSLTNLKPVNPVPAWNITPSRKGPSYSRLEQYPGEMDSEVRGRRRFFKKPRGKEMLMVTYNRSQPPRFRPGPGSIPPGRAPGMYAPAPPPGTLPYEQYHPHHPPRPPRGYGPPRHHFIGPEAAYYPHPGKRCYQSFDNYSFSRSRRQMHAVNKECQFSYVPEADEEAQDMEGTITFYEIEDGDETPFPPLPGQAVANPMVPAPPTYWMQRGLSPIPMSGKQAMNSSEEDADERSNGGDQGEYSEEYIYTAQDPGFQSPSMYAAAESTANLTIEEGGSRAGSPQEGVATYSYSQQVVVKSAVITSSQAVSTAPAAIFTTNSSSASSSQIPPAPMAPPSSHPEGAPMPPHTMGRPVLSMQFPPSSPWFVNDMGEAVSASPPPPYSYDPNGNDLPRDCKVIQYYFNLGVQWYQQSYWQSMVQMQQVYQQPAASPPSDHTVPQSYPEPGRTGPDGQGDIPANGNPLVMDPPSAGAPGIVFYPLVQDQCSQPPLHTYEPYVPMLSATYHYLTPWNSGPAQPRVLASYCPSNHPVNYVTAPTHQGHFIPPSM
- the alg13 gene encoding putative bifunctional UDP-N-acetylglucosamine transferase and deubiquitinase ALG13 isoform X2 codes for the protein MQKALKKYFVNMDEYLASIGLYRKMMARDASCLFRAVSEQLYYSQNFQQKIRKDCVTFMRANRCDFEPFVEGSFEKYLERLEDPTETAGQVEIKALSLLYRRCFLIYRYPGKPPTEITEKEYVEKILLCCSNNGHYDIVYPRNYPIDAALCQALLYELLYTQVLGVEEGELQGALEGFRGGGRRYRNSLSVCSEDAGYDTPEDRVQTQRDDWELNGYNRTEDKARPGAEEAKTPDGPAKLSLPYKVLKALDSEMYRNVEFDVWHDSRKEMQKTDYMVFAGRQYFLGDKCQVRLDPKGKYYNAFIQEVGTHPSAVTVFIEELGEKHLVSLTNLKPVNPVPAWNITPSRKGPSYSRLEQYPGEMDSEVRGRRRFFKKPRGKEMLMVTYNRSQPPRFRPGPGSIPPGRAPGMYAPAPPPGTLPYEQYHPHHPPRPPRGYGPPRHHFIGPEAAYYPHPGKRCYQSFDNYSFRSRRSRRQMHAVNKECQFSYVPEADEEAQDMEGTITFYEIEDGDETPFPPLPGQAVANPMVPAPPTYWMQRGLSPIPMSGKQAMNSSEEDADERSNGGDQGEYSEEYIYTAQDPGFQSPSMYAAAESTANLTIEEGGSRAGSPQEGVATYSYSQQVVVKSAVITSSQAVSTAPAAIFTTNSSSASSSQIPPAPMAPPSSHPEGAPMPPHTMGRPVLSMQFPPSSPWFVNDMGEAVSASPPPPYSYDPNGNDLPRDCKVIQYYFNLGVQWYQQSYWQSMVQMQQVYQQPAASPPSDHTVPQSYPEPGRTGPDGQGDIPANGNPLVMDPPSAGAPGIVFYPLVQDQCSQPPLHTYEPYVPMLSATYHYLTPWNSGPAQPRVLASYCPSNHPVNYVTAPTHQGHFIPPSM
- the alg13 gene encoding putative bifunctional UDP-N-acetylglucosamine transferase and deubiquitinase ALG13 isoform X1; its protein translation is MQKALKKYFVNMDEYLASIGLYRKMMARDASCLFRAVSEQLYYSQNFQQKIRKDCVTFMRANRCDFEPFVEGSFEKYLERLEDPTETAGQVEIKALSLLYRRCFLIYRYPGKPPTEITEKEYVEKILLCCSNNGHYDIVYPRNYPIDAALCQALLYELLYTQVLGVEEGELQGALEGFRGGGRRYRNSLSVCSEDAGYDTPEDRVQTQRDDWELNGYNRTEDKARPGAEEAKTPDGPAKLSLPYKVLKALDSEMYRNVEFDVWHDSRKEMQKTDYMVFAGRQYFLGDKCQVRLDPKGKYYNAFIQEVGTHPSAVTVFIEELGEKHLVSLTNLKPVNPVPAWNITPSRKGPSYSRLEQYPGEMDSEVRGRRRFFKKPRGKEMLMVTYNRSQPPRFRPGPGSIPPGRAPGMYAPAPPPGTLPYEQYHPHHPPRPPRGYGPPRHHFIGPEAAYYPHPGKRCYQSFDNYSFRSRSCSRSRRQMHAVNKECQFSYVPEADEEAQDMEGTITFYEIEDGDETPFPPLPGQAVANPMVPAPPTYWMQRGLSPIPMSGKQAMNSSEEDADERSNGGDQGEYSEEYIYTAQDPGFQSPSMYAAAESTANLTIEEGGSRAGSPQEGVATYSYSQQVVVKSAVITSSQAVSTAPAAIFTTNSSSASSSQIPPAPMAPPSSHPEGAPMPPHTMGRPVLSMQFPPSSPWFVNDMGEAVSASPPPPYSYDPNGNDLPRDCKVIQYYFNLGVQWYQQSYWQSMVQMQQVYQQPAASPPSDHTVPQSYPEPGRTGPDGQGDIPANGNPLVMDPPSAGAPGIVFYPLVQDQCSQPPLHTYEPYVPMLSATYHYLTPWNSGPAQPRVLASYCPSNHPVNYVTAPTHQGHFIPPSM
- the alg13 gene encoding putative bifunctional UDP-N-acetylglucosamine transferase and deubiquitinase ALG13 isoform X4; amino-acid sequence: MQKALKKYFVNMDEYLASIGLYRKMMARDASCLFRAVSEQLYYSQNFQQKIRKDCVTFMRANRCDFEPFVEGSFEKYLERLEDPTETAGQVEIKALSLLYRRCFLIYRYPGKPPTEITEKEYVEKILLCCSNNGHYDIVYPRNYPIDAALCQALLYELLYTQVLGVEEGELQGALEGFRGGGRRYRNSLSVCSEDAGYDTPEDRVQTQRDDWELNGYNRTEDKARPGAEEAKTPDGPAKLSLPYKVLKALDSEMYRNVEFDVWHDSRKEMQKTDYMVFAGRQYFLGDKCQVRLDPKGKYYNAFIQEVGTHPSAVTVFIEELGEKHLVSLTNLKPVNPVPAWNITPSRKGPSYSRLEQYPGEMDSEVRGRRRFFKKPRGKEMLMVTYNRSQPPRFRPGPGSIPPGRAPGMYAPAPPPGTLPYEQYHPHHPPRPPRGYGPPRHHFIGPEAAYYPHPGKRCYQSFDNYSFRRQMHAVNKECQFSYVPEADEEAQDMEGTITFYEIEDGDETPFPPLPGQAVANPMVPAPPTYWMQRGLSPIPMSGKQAMNSSEEDADERSNGGDQGEYSEEYIYTAQDPGFQSPSMYAAAESTANLTIEEGGSRAGSPQEGVATYSYSQQVVVKSAVITSSQAVSTAPAAIFTTNSSSASSSQIPPAPMAPPSSHPEGAPMPPHTMGRPVLSMQFPPSSPWFVNDMGEAVSASPPPPYSYDPNGNDLPRDCKVIQYYFNLGVQWYQQSYWQSMVQMQQVYQQPAASPPSDHTVPQSYPEPGRTGPDGQGDIPANGNPLVMDPPSAGAPGIVFYPLVQDQCSQPPLHTYEPYVPMLSATYHYLTPWNSGPAQPRVLASYCPSNHPVNYVTAPTHQGHFIPPSM